In one window of Comamonas testosteroni DNA:
- the glmM gene encoding phosphoglucosamine mutase, producing MRRQYFGTDGIRGRAGYFPITPDFALHLAHVVGRMLHRNEERPAVLIGKDTRISGHMLESALVSGFNSSGVDVVLLGTLPTPGVAYLTRALRASLGVVISASHNTFEDNGIKFFSAKGTKLPYVWEVAVEQMLLDEPHWVPAIALGKTQLLEDAAGRYIEFCKSTCDHAFTLRGLKIVVDAGHGAAYQIAPMVFHELGAEVVAIGCAPDGMNINQGAGAAHPELLATTVSGCGADFGIALDGDADRLLVVDAAGRLYNGDELLYLIVADRLEHDESIAGAVGTLMTNMAVERAFGVLDVDFMRTKVGDRYVLEELSRRGWTFGGEGSGHLLILDRHSTGDGLVNALQILQACVRTGRSLSQWLLPVQLYPQALLNVHWSPDRDWRSNALLARVQAQVEAELGSTGRVLVRHSGTEPLLHVMVEAQDGDQASRCAERLVTAARDG from the coding sequence ATGAGACGCCAATATTTCGGTACCGACGGAATCCGTGGGCGGGCTGGGTATTTCCCCATCACGCCGGACTTCGCTCTGCATCTCGCCCATGTCGTCGGACGCATGCTTCATCGCAACGAAGAACGCCCGGCGGTGCTGATCGGCAAGGACACGCGCATCTCGGGGCACATGCTCGAAAGCGCCCTGGTGTCGGGCTTCAATTCCTCTGGCGTGGATGTGGTGCTGCTTGGGACGCTGCCTACACCGGGGGTGGCCTATCTCACGCGGGCCTTGCGGGCCAGTCTCGGAGTGGTCATCAGCGCCAGCCACAACACCTTCGAGGACAACGGCATCAAATTCTTCAGTGCCAAAGGCACCAAGCTGCCCTACGTCTGGGAGGTGGCAGTCGAGCAAATGCTGCTGGATGAGCCGCATTGGGTCCCGGCGATTGCACTCGGAAAGACCCAGCTCCTGGAGGATGCCGCCGGTCGCTATATCGAGTTTTGCAAGAGCACTTGCGACCATGCGTTCACCTTGCGAGGACTGAAGATCGTGGTCGATGCCGGCCATGGTGCCGCCTATCAGATAGCACCCATGGTCTTTCATGAACTCGGAGCCGAAGTGGTTGCCATAGGCTGCGCGCCCGATGGCATGAATATCAACCAGGGGGCTGGAGCCGCCCATCCGGAGCTCCTGGCCACGACTGTTTCCGGTTGCGGTGCGGATTTCGGCATCGCCCTGGATGGCGATGCGGATCGTCTGCTGGTCGTCGATGCCGCCGGCCGGCTCTATAACGGGGACGAGTTGCTGTACCTGATCGTGGCCGACCGCCTGGAGCACGACGAGAGCATTGCGGGCGCCGTCGGCACGCTGATGACGAATATGGCGGTGGAGCGGGCATTCGGGGTGCTGGATGTGGACTTCATGCGCACCAAGGTCGGCGACCGCTACGTGCTCGAAGAGCTCAGCCGCAGGGGCTGGACCTTCGGCGGCGAGGGGTCAGGCCATCTGCTGATCCTTGACCGGCACAGCACGGGCGACGGTCTGGTCAACGCTCTGCAGATATTGCAGGCCTGTGTGCGCACCGGCCGCTCGCTGTCGCAATGGCTGCTGCCGGTGCAGCTATACCCCCAGGCATTGCTCAATGTGCACTGGTCGCCAGACCGGGATTGGCGCAGCAATGCGTTGCTGGCACGAGTGCAGGCACAGGTCGAGGCCGAGCTGGGTTCTACCGGGCGTGTGCTGGTGCGCCACAGCGGCACGGAGCCGCTGCTGCATGTGATGGTGGAAGCGCAGGATGGCGATCAGGCCAGCCGCTGTGCCGAGCGACTGGTCACGGCTGCCAGAGACGGTTAG
- the wecB gene encoding non-hydrolyzing UDP-N-acetylglucosamine 2-epimerase: MNQDSEALHAKQDIAQLLIVSGTRPEIIKLAPVYHALQQTQWARPIWLHTGQHGDMAAQMLDCFHIQPDHVLQRQGSSLLEFATGCRTQLESVLADTSCEAVIVQGDTESAFQGALAGFYLKVPVVHVEAGLRTYNLHRPFPEEGLRQMIGRIASLHLAPTLRAQQALERENVAKEKIELTGNTVVDAQLWASQHHHIHRRMQGRGHVLVTMHRRENWGPDVDHVCEAIADIAREFPQMPVLFPVHLNPVVKEPVYRLLGGLANVKLTEPLDYLAMQQALADAWLVLTDSGGLQEEAPTFKVPVLVLRDETERPEVLEAGCAALVGADRSRIVQSVRHLMHDDAAYRSMQASSNPFGDGTAAQRTVKRLHQMLRPDQAGLAQKAAERTPHVLA; the protein is encoded by the coding sequence ATGAATCAGGACTCCGAGGCTCTTCACGCCAAGCAAGACATCGCGCAGTTGCTCATCGTGTCCGGGACCAGGCCCGAAATCATCAAGCTGGCCCCTGTCTATCACGCACTGCAACAAACGCAATGGGCCCGCCCCATCTGGCTGCACACCGGCCAGCATGGCGACATGGCTGCGCAAATGCTGGATTGCTTTCATATCCAGCCCGATCATGTGCTGCAAAGGCAAGGAAGCTCGCTGCTGGAGTTCGCCACAGGCTGCCGGACTCAGTTGGAGTCCGTGCTCGCGGATACGAGCTGTGAGGCAGTGATCGTGCAAGGCGACACAGAGAGCGCGTTTCAGGGGGCATTGGCCGGCTTCTACCTGAAGGTGCCCGTCGTCCATGTCGAGGCCGGCCTGCGCACCTACAACCTGCACCGCCCTTTTCCGGAAGAAGGTCTGCGGCAAATGATAGGGCGCATTGCCAGCCTGCATCTGGCCCCCACCTTGAGAGCCCAGCAGGCGCTGGAGCGCGAAAACGTGGCGAAGGAAAAGATCGAGCTCACTGGCAACACCGTCGTCGATGCCCAGCTCTGGGCCAGCCAGCATCACCACATCCATCGCCGCATGCAGGGCCGGGGCCATGTTCTGGTGACCATGCACCGGCGAGAGAACTGGGGCCCCGATGTGGATCATGTGTGCGAAGCCATTGCCGATATCGCGCGCGAGTTTCCCCAGATGCCGGTGCTGTTCCCGGTCCACCTCAATCCGGTGGTCAAGGAGCCCGTATACCGGCTGCTGGGCGGACTTGCGAATGTCAAGCTGACAGAGCCGCTGGATTACCTGGCCATGCAGCAGGCCCTGGCCGATGCCTGGCTGGTGCTGACCGATTCCGGCGGACTGCAGGAGGAGGCGCCGACCTTCAAGGTTCCGGTGCTGGTCTTGCGCGACGAGACCGAGCGTCCCGAGGTGCTGGAGGCTGGCTGCGCCGCTTTGGTTGGAGCCGACAGAAGCAGGATCGTTCAGTCCGTGCGCCACCTGATGCATGACGATGCTGCCTACCGAAGCATGCAGGCCAGCAGCAACCCGTTTGGTGACGGGACTGCAGCACAGCGCACCGTGAAAAGACTGCACCAGATGCTGAGGCCCGATCAAGCTGGCCTGGCACAGAAAGCGGCAGAAAGGACGCCCCATGTCCTGGCTTGA
- the nfrB gene encoding cyclic di-3',5'-guanylate-activated glycosyltransferase NfrB — MSWLDLFTGYLYVLKSIAIVIAVVIFISGLDDLFIDLMYWGRRAWRALTVYSRHEQMNHKALLGVDEKPLAIMVPAWQEHGVIGKMAQLAATTLDYENYHIFIGTYPNDPQTHADVEQVRAHFPNVHSVVCARPGPTSKADCLNNVLDAIFQFEQRSGIAFAGFILHDSEDVLSRLELRLFNFLVDRKDLIQLPVYPLERPLREFTGGHYLDEFAELHAKDIVVREALVGQVPSAGVGTCFSRRAITALLELGDGVAFDTQSLTEDYDIGFRLKQLGMREIFVRFPVHDADQPADPDQSRRRGRSAREASVICVREFFPDTLNAAVRQKSRWITGIVIQGFKTLRWTKSGVLNYFLWRDRKGALTNFASFLAMLLAMQLVAIWLYQRLVPDSYRFLSIFQGDWWLYALLAANFVLMLNRIVQRMFFVTSYYGFVQGLMSLPRLLWGNLVNFLANWRAIAQALQAKDIRRMAWAKTDHDFPMLGEGPRLRQPLGQILVAQGALTESQLQEALLRPTPGLRLGSALVHKDLISSAQLAAAVAQQAGVSWEFLGEHLIPDEIAALLPAHLALHYSVVPLREEGETLILASESVIDPVSHAALERKLDRPVRYLIAPKGEVTVELRRLYARQHGEPARELLAWAVERKRVSAEQAKELWKFYVSRQLMLGEVLQALGRIDTAVLNALLLRHEQSDDSLGQFLVNQGALTQATLDEALRLQQQLQVTMAQLLRRLDAAPIVSVAA; from the coding sequence ATGTCCTGGCTTGACCTGTTCACCGGATACCTTTATGTCCTCAAGAGCATCGCCATCGTCATTGCGGTGGTGATCTTCATCAGCGGACTGGACGATCTGTTCATCGACCTCATGTACTGGGGGCGGCGCGCCTGGCGTGCACTGACCGTGTATTCGCGCCATGAGCAGATGAATCACAAGGCCTTGCTCGGCGTGGACGAGAAGCCGCTGGCCATCATGGTGCCCGCCTGGCAGGAGCATGGCGTGATCGGCAAGATGGCGCAGCTGGCGGCCACCACGCTGGACTATGAAAACTACCACATCTTCATCGGCACCTACCCCAACGACCCCCAGACACACGCCGATGTGGAACAGGTAAGAGCCCATTTCCCGAATGTGCACAGCGTGGTCTGCGCACGCCCCGGGCCGACCAGCAAGGCCGACTGCCTCAACAATGTGCTCGATGCCATCTTCCAGTTCGAGCAGCGCTCGGGCATCGCGTTTGCAGGCTTCATCCTGCATGACTCGGAAGACGTGCTGTCCAGACTGGAGCTGAGGCTGTTCAACTTTCTCGTGGATCGCAAGGATCTGATCCAGCTGCCGGTCTACCCCCTGGAGCGGCCGCTGCGCGAATTTACCGGGGGGCATTATCTGGACGAGTTTGCCGAGTTACATGCCAAGGACATCGTGGTGCGCGAGGCCCTGGTGGGTCAGGTGCCCAGCGCCGGGGTCGGCACCTGCTTCAGCCGCCGCGCCATCACGGCGCTGCTGGAGCTGGGCGACGGCGTGGCCTTCGATACCCAGAGCCTGACCGAGGACTACGACATCGGTTTCCGGCTCAAGCAGCTGGGTATGCGCGAGATCTTCGTGCGCTTTCCCGTGCATGATGCGGACCAGCCGGCCGATCCCGACCAGTCACGCCGACGCGGACGCAGCGCGCGTGAGGCCAGCGTCATCTGCGTGCGGGAGTTCTTTCCCGATACGCTGAATGCGGCGGTGCGACAGAAGTCCCGCTGGATCACGGGCATCGTGATCCAGGGCTTCAAGACCCTGCGCTGGACCAAGAGCGGCGTGCTGAACTATTTTCTCTGGCGTGACCGCAAGGGTGCTCTCACCAATTTCGCCAGCTTCCTGGCCATGCTGCTGGCGATGCAGCTGGTTGCCATCTGGCTCTACCAGCGCCTGGTGCCGGACAGCTACCGGTTTCTCTCCATCTTCCAGGGTGACTGGTGGCTGTATGCGCTGCTGGCCGCGAACTTCGTGCTGATGCTCAACCGCATTGTCCAGCGCATGTTCTTCGTCACCAGTTACTACGGCTTCGTCCAGGGATTGATGTCGCTTCCGCGCCTGCTCTGGGGCAATTTAGTGAACTTCCTGGCCAACTGGCGGGCCATCGCCCAGGCGCTGCAGGCCAAGGATATCCGGCGCATGGCCTGGGCCAAGACCGACCATGACTTTCCCATGCTGGGAGAGGGACCCCGACTGCGCCAGCCCCTGGGACAGATACTGGTCGCACAAGGCGCCTTGACCGAGAGCCAGTTGCAGGAGGCCCTGTTGCGCCCCACCCCCGGCTTGCGCCTTGGCAGTGCGCTGGTGCACAAGGACCTGATCAGCAGCGCACAGCTGGCCGCCGCAGTGGCCCAGCAGGCCGGCGTTTCATGGGAGTTTCTGGGAGAGCACCTGATCCCCGACGAGATCGCGGCGCTGCTGCCGGCACATCTGGCACTGCATTACAGCGTGGTGCCGCTGCGCGAGGAGGGCGAAACACTGATCCTGGCCAGCGAGTCGGTCATAGACCCGGTCTCGCATGCAGCCCTGGAGCGCAAGCTGGACAGGCCTGTGCGCTACCTCATTGCCCCCAAGGGAGAGGTCACGGTCGAGCTGCGGCGTCTGTATGCAAGACAGCACGGGGAGCCGGCTCGCGAACTGCTGGCCTGGGCCGTGGAGCGCAAACGCGTATCCGCCGAACAGGCTAAAGAGCTGTGGAAATTCTATGTGTCGCGGCAGCTGATGCTGGGCGAAGTGCTTCAAGCCCTGGGCCGCATCGACACGGCCGTGCTGAATGCCTTGCTGCTCAGACATGAGCAAAGCGATGACAGCCTGGGCCAGTTTCTGGTGAACCAGGGGGCGTTGACGCAGGCCACACTGGATGAAGCACTGCGACTGCAGCAACAGCTGCAGGTCACCATGGCGCAACTTTTGCGCCGCCTTGATGCCGCCCCGATCGTGTCTGTTGCTGCTTAG
- a CDS encoding NfrA family protein yields MKLSRPILVLSLACVAPYDGLAQTVDLGPDITPRQRFQVYPRIDKAYEAMARGDGPRAISELQQAQRLAPDNTELALQLAAAHRRFGQPAQAEAVLKAQLQRHPGDARLAQALRDMHQGAVPAIQPESQSVPATGTQKASKTPDIAEPATATTAQPAKAAAPATDTSPRPRKSPAAQAMPAGYAKASQAYAATERRDFAAALPLARQAVAAAPGRLDYQRLLVYLLVENGRFDEAEARAARLDNVKQLQSDADWQMLRTSIRQRQALRPFEQALQAREQGDMAKALRHAESSVRLAPQALAPRLQWLGLLLQDGQAAQAQRVAEQGLALQHDPALQVLQGVALHVQGRGMASEQAFDAALAAPHLSRSERQNYGVIALDAALAAGQTERAQRLLQALEADSNADVNSRREQLRALRTSTMSRSYELPLPLVNCFSAGDVPGCEIWPGQEAPDPAYKVARDAYQAYSDGQYALAAEKAEAAVQLNPGQLPYRQLRLQALLAAGQKAQALEEADQTLQLRPDAVEVLALRSRLRRELGMTEAADADARTALQMGGLSLSSEVDLLLQLGRREEAAARFAQAVSEPGLQQSADPNLAYLAVRVGDDRSALSIFNRAREQSRLPDTALRDGAYAASRLAENEQSIDYFKQAIAAAHDGRLAMTPQQQYETRREVADRDRSWGINTLLGYRGISLGAAGAQPSLYGDVAQLVSEVYWRPQKFGDGRFWELYGGAAQTVYSRHDVPTGGQTTQGAIGIRAKPLSDYNLILAAERRVRIGSLSSNDWLLRMGYSGGMGTDLRVDVPSWNTFNMYAEAGRFIQRKQNYATFEAQAGRSFRMGGSDSRLVLFPHAVLGADYNSERTASGKQSSVGAGVGVSMRFWFREDRDHAPRSYLDLSLQYRARLAGDDRGKGVFLRAALVF; encoded by the coding sequence ATGAAGCTTTCTCGTCCTATTCTGGTTCTTTCCCTGGCATGCGTCGCCCCATACGATGGTCTGGCGCAGACGGTGGATCTAGGTCCGGATATCACTCCCAGACAGCGCTTTCAGGTCTACCCCCGGATCGACAAGGCGTATGAGGCCATGGCGCGCGGCGATGGCCCGCGCGCCATCTCCGAGCTGCAGCAGGCTCAGCGTCTGGCACCGGACAACACCGAGCTCGCCTTGCAGCTGGCGGCAGCCCATCGCCGCTTTGGCCAACCCGCACAGGCCGAAGCTGTACTGAAAGCTCAGCTTCAGCGCCACCCTGGCGATGCGCGCCTGGCCCAGGCTCTGCGCGATATGCACCAGGGCGCCGTTCCGGCCATACAGCCCGAGTCTCAGTCCGTACCGGCCACCGGCACCCAGAAAGCATCCAAGACCCCCGACATTGCAGAGCCTGCCACAGCCACGACAGCGCAGCCTGCGAAAGCTGCCGCACCGGCAACTGACACATCGCCGCGCCCGCGCAAGAGCCCGGCAGCGCAGGCCATGCCTGCTGGTTACGCCAAGGCCAGCCAGGCCTATGCCGCCACCGAGCGACGCGACTTTGCCGCAGCATTGCCTCTGGCCAGGCAGGCCGTAGCGGCGGCCCCCGGGCGTCTGGACTACCAGCGCCTGCTGGTCTATCTGCTGGTGGAGAACGGACGCTTCGACGAGGCCGAGGCCCGTGCAGCAAGACTGGACAACGTGAAACAGCTGCAGTCAGACGCCGATTGGCAGATGCTGCGCACCTCCATACGCCAGCGCCAGGCCCTGCGCCCTTTCGAGCAAGCCTTGCAGGCCCGCGAGCAAGGCGACATGGCCAAGGCCCTGCGCCATGCCGAGTCCAGCGTGCGTCTGGCACCGCAGGCGCTGGCTCCGCGCCTGCAATGGCTGGGCCTGCTGCTTCAGGATGGGCAAGCGGCCCAGGCACAGCGCGTGGCAGAGCAAGGGCTGGCGCTGCAGCATGATCCTGCACTGCAGGTACTTCAGGGCGTGGCCCTGCATGTCCAAGGTCGCGGCATGGCCTCCGAACAGGCCTTCGACGCAGCGCTTGCCGCCCCCCACCTGTCGCGCTCGGAGCGGCAGAACTACGGTGTGATAGCCCTGGATGCGGCGCTGGCCGCCGGCCAGACAGAACGAGCCCAGCGGCTGCTGCAGGCGCTGGAGGCGGACAGCAATGCCGACGTCAACAGCCGCCGGGAACAGCTCAGGGCGCTGCGCACCTCAACCATGTCACGCAGCTACGAGCTGCCACTGCCCCTGGTCAACTGCTTCAGCGCCGGCGACGTGCCCGGCTGCGAAATCTGGCCCGGGCAGGAGGCGCCGGACCCGGCCTACAAGGTCGCGCGTGATGCCTATCAAGCCTACAGCGATGGGCAATATGCTTTGGCGGCAGAAAAGGCCGAGGCTGCCGTGCAGCTCAACCCCGGACAACTGCCCTACCGTCAGCTTCGCCTGCAGGCATTGCTGGCTGCCGGCCAAAAGGCGCAGGCACTTGAGGAGGCCGATCAAACACTGCAGCTGCGGCCCGATGCCGTCGAGGTGCTAGCCCTGCGCAGCCGTCTGCGTCGCGAGCTGGGCATGACAGAGGCGGCCGATGCCGATGCACGGACGGCCTTGCAGATGGGCGGCCTGTCTCTGTCCAGCGAGGTGGATCTGCTGCTGCAACTGGGACGGCGCGAGGAGGCGGCAGCACGCTTTGCCCAGGCCGTCTCGGAGCCTGGGCTGCAGCAAAGCGCCGACCCCAATCTGGCCTATCTGGCCGTCCGCGTGGGGGACGATCGCAGTGCCTTGTCCATCTTCAACCGCGCACGGGAGCAGAGCCGCCTGCCGGACACTGCGCTGCGCGATGGAGCCTACGCGGCCAGCAGGCTGGCCGAGAACGAGCAGTCCATCGACTACTTCAAGCAGGCCATTGCCGCAGCACATGACGGCAGGCTCGCCATGACGCCGCAGCAGCAATATGAGACGCGGCGTGAAGTTGCCGACCGGGACCGCTCCTGGGGCATCAACACCTTGCTCGGCTATCGGGGCATTTCCCTGGGGGCGGCGGGTGCCCAGCCCAGCCTCTATGGCGACGTGGCTCAGCTGGTCAGCGAGGTGTACTGGCGCCCGCAGAAGTTCGGCGACGGCCGCTTCTGGGAGCTGTACGGCGGCGCTGCGCAAACGGTCTACAGCCGCCACGATGTGCCCACGGGAGGCCAGACCACCCAGGGTGCTATCGGTATTCGAGCCAAGCCGCTGAGCGATTACAACCTCATACTCGCGGCCGAACGGCGCGTGCGCATCGGCTCGCTGTCCAGCAACGACTGGTTGCTGCGCATGGGATATTCGGGCGGCATGGGCACTGACCTGCGCGTGGATGTGCCCAGCTGGAACACGTTCAATATGTACGCCGAAGCAGGTCGCTTCATTCAGCGCAAGCAGAACTACGCGACGTTCGAGGCCCAAGCAGGGCGCAGTTTCCGAATGGGGGGGAGCGACTCAAGACTGGTGCTGTTTCCGCATGCAGTCCTGGGCGCTGATTACAACTCTGAACGCACAGCCTCGGGCAAGCAAAGCTCGGTTGGTGCTGGCGTTGGCGTGAGCATGCGTTTCTGGTTTCGCGAGGACCGTGACCATGCACCTCGCTCCTACCTCGACCTTTCCCTGCAGTATCGCGCCCGGCTTGCCGGGGACGACAGAGGGAAAGGCGTGTTTCTACGTGCCGCCTTGGTGTTTTGA
- a CDS encoding DUF2334 domain-containing protein, whose amino-acid sequence MKTLGRILGAWLLAMLFASPGAFAQTGPRTLILYDAPPNTAYTKLGFGYAIMLRNLLGHFDSKVDMVPVQNYTAGQLSGYDATFYLGSYYDNPVPAAFMTDAANSSKTIVWFKYNIWQFAWDPAYGFQSRYGFNLTALRGLNAAPTASNTTPGFFDTITYKNLPFVKYYAYDSSTGAVNADPDVGLTAITDTTKAQNLVSMSNPKTGEQAPYVVKSGNFWYVADLPFSYIGPRDRYLVLTDILHDMLGVNHAESHKAMVRLEDVSALVSVTAMKSLTDYLYQQRVPFSIATIPYYRDPLGVYNAGVPMQVPLSLATNLKRALNYALARGGEIVMHGYTHQYSNVRNRYTAVSGDDYEFWDIVNNKPVPEDSTAWALGRYRAGLLELSLNGYRPTAWETPHYHGSALASKASTQVFAKTYQRVVYFTADKPNFNAPVEKDFSLGQIFPYPIQTDYYGQKVLPESLGNIEYDISQIDPTSFYNYTWQDILTNAQYVKTVRDGYASFFFHPFWLEPQVGTPGLADFKSLVSGISNLGFTWTVPSQLP is encoded by the coding sequence ATGAAAACTCTAGGACGCATTCTTGGGGCATGGCTGCTCGCCATGCTCTTTGCGAGCCCTGGCGCTTTTGCGCAAACAGGCCCGCGCACCCTGATCCTCTATGACGCGCCGCCCAATACGGCCTACACCAAGCTCGGATTCGGCTACGCCATCATGCTGCGCAACCTGCTGGGACATTTCGACAGCAAGGTCGATATGGTCCCGGTGCAGAACTACACGGCAGGCCAGCTCAGCGGCTACGACGCCACGTTCTACCTCGGCTCGTATTACGACAACCCGGTTCCCGCCGCCTTCATGACCGATGCCGCCAACTCGAGCAAGACCATCGTCTGGTTCAAGTACAACATCTGGCAGTTTGCCTGGGATCCGGCCTACGGCTTCCAGTCCCGCTATGGCTTCAACCTGACGGCGCTGCGAGGACTCAATGCGGCGCCAACTGCGAGCAACACCACGCCAGGGTTCTTCGACACCATCACCTACAAAAACCTGCCGTTTGTCAAATACTACGCATACGACAGCAGCACTGGCGCCGTGAATGCGGATCCCGATGTGGGGCTGACGGCCATTACCGACACCACCAAGGCCCAGAACCTGGTTTCCATGTCCAATCCCAAGACCGGCGAGCAGGCGCCCTATGTGGTGAAGTCGGGCAACTTCTGGTACGTGGCGGACCTGCCGTTCAGCTATATCGGGCCACGTGACCGCTATCTGGTGCTCACCGACATCCTGCACGACATGCTGGGAGTGAACCATGCCGAAAGCCACAAGGCCATGGTCCGGCTTGAAGACGTGAGCGCCCTGGTCAGCGTGACGGCGATGAAATCGCTGACGGACTATCTCTACCAGCAACGGGTACCGTTTTCGATAGCGACCATTCCCTACTACCGGGATCCTCTGGGCGTCTACAACGCAGGAGTGCCGATGCAGGTACCCCTGTCACTGGCGACCAATCTGAAGAGAGCGCTCAACTATGCGCTGGCACGCGGCGGCGAAATCGTGATGCATGGCTACACGCACCAGTACAGCAATGTGCGCAACCGCTATACGGCCGTGAGTGGCGATGACTACGAGTTCTGGGACATCGTCAACAACAAGCCGGTACCCGAAGACTCCACCGCCTGGGCATTGGGACGCTACCGGGCCGGCCTGCTGGAGCTGTCTCTCAACGGCTACCGCCCGACAGCCTGGGAGACTCCGCACTACCATGGCTCGGCGCTGGCATCCAAGGCCAGTACGCAGGTCTTTGCCAAGACCTATCAGCGTGTCGTGTACTTCACGGCTGACAAGCCCAATTTCAACGCACCGGTGGAAAAGGATTTTTCCTTGGGCCAGATCTTCCCCTACCCCATCCAGACCGACTACTACGGCCAGAAGGTGCTGCCTGAAAGCCTGGGAAACATCGAGTACGACATTAGCCAGATCGACCCGACTTCCTTCTACAACTACACATGGCAGGACATTCTCACCAATGCCCAGTATGTGAAGACGGTGCGTGACGGTTATGCCTCGTTCTTCTTCCACCCGTTCTGGCTGGAGCCGCAGGTTGGAACCCCTGGCCTGGCGGACTTCAAGAGCCTTGTCAGCGGCATCTCCAATCTGGGCTTCACCTGGACGGTTCCGAGCCAGCTGCCATGA
- a CDS encoding D-hexose-6-phosphate mutarotase, translating into MSDLTFQAQAVDWEGLPAIALKLGQGDSVLICLQGAQVLSWIGRGQERLFLSPRAAHDGQSAIRGGIPVCFPQFNQRGPLVKHGFARLSHWQADAARPLGEDGVQISLCLTDSEASRAVWPHAFEAVLSIELRPGALRVELAVHNRGRQDLSFTAALHGYLRVAQVEQASLHGLEGLSYWDAAAAEPNTHVTQEGCVSFGAETDRVYPRAAAAVQLQSSGQPWLRLAQDASWSETVVWNPGPALCATLKDMEADSWQQMLCVEAAAIDAPVVLAPEQRWKAAQTFECF; encoded by the coding sequence GTGAGTGATTTGACGTTTCAGGCCCAGGCGGTTGACTGGGAAGGACTCCCTGCCATTGCGTTGAAGCTGGGTCAGGGGGATTCGGTGCTGATCTGTCTGCAGGGTGCCCAGGTGCTGTCCTGGATCGGACGGGGGCAGGAACGCCTGTTCCTCAGTCCCAGGGCCGCCCATGATGGCCAGAGCGCCATTCGCGGCGGCATTCCGGTCTGCTTCCCCCAGTTCAATCAGCGTGGTCCCTTGGTCAAGCATGGCTTTGCGCGCCTCAGCCACTGGCAGGCCGATGCTGCGCGCCCATTGGGCGAGGATGGTGTGCAAATCTCCTTGTGCCTGACGGACAGCGAAGCATCGCGTGCGGTCTGGCCGCACGCCTTTGAAGCAGTTCTCTCGATTGAGCTCAGGCCCGGCGCGTTGCGTGTGGAGCTGGCCGTGCATAACCGCGGCCGGCAGGACCTGTCTTTTACCGCAGCCTTGCACGGTTATCTTCGTGTTGCGCAGGTCGAGCAGGCCAGCTTGCATGGCCTCGAAGGTTTGAGCTACTGGGATGCCGCTGCGGCTGAGCCGAACACCCATGTCACGCAGGAGGGCTGCGTCAGCTTCGGTGCGGAGACCGATCGCGTCTATCCACGTGCTGCTGCTGCCGTGCAGCTGCAAAGCTCGGGTCAGCCCTGGCTGCGGCTTGCCCAGGATGCATCCTGGAGCGAAACCGTGGTCTGGAATCCCGGCCCCGCTCTGTGCGCCACGCTCAAGGACATGGAGGCCGACAGCTGGCAGCAGATGCTGTGCGTGGAGGCTGCGGCCATTGATGCACCTGTGGTTCTTGCACCCGAGCAGCGCTGGAAGGCGGCGCAGACCTTCGAATGCTTTTGA
- the hisA gene encoding 1-(5-phosphoribosyl)-5-[(5-phosphoribosylamino)methylideneamino]imidazole-4-carboxamide isomerase: MLLIPAIDLKDGHCVRLIQGDMDQSTTFGEDPAAMAAKWLDAGARRLHLVDLNGAFAGQPKNLSAIKSILKEVDGEIPVQLGGGIRDLDTIERYIDLGIEYLIIGTAAVKNPGFLQDACSAFPGHIIVGLDAKDGKVAIDGWSKLTGQDVIETAKRFEDWGVESIIYTDIGRDGMLSGINIDATVKLAQSLKIPVIASGGLAGMADIEALCKVQNEGVEGVICGRAIYTGDLDFAAGQERADELTGE, translated from the coding sequence ATGTTGCTCATCCCCGCTATCGACCTCAAGGACGGCCACTGCGTTCGCCTGATTCAGGGTGATATGGACCAGTCCACCACTTTCGGTGAAGATCCCGCAGCCATGGCCGCCAAATGGCTGGATGCTGGCGCCCGTCGCCTGCACCTGGTAGACCTGAACGGCGCCTTTGCGGGTCAGCCCAAGAACCTGTCGGCCATCAAGAGCATCCTCAAGGAAGTCGATGGCGAGATTCCCGTGCAGCTGGGCGGCGGCATTCGTGATCTGGACACCATCGAGCGCTACATCGATCTGGGCATCGAGTACCTGATCATCGGCACCGCTGCCGTGAAGAACCCCGGTTTCCTGCAGGATGCCTGCAGCGCCTTTCCCGGCCACATCATCGTGGGCCTGGACGCCAAGGACGGCAAGGTGGCGATTGACGGCTGGAGCAAGCTCACCGGCCAGGATGTGATCGAGACTGCCAAGCGCTTCGAGGACTGGGGCGTGGAATCCATCATCTACACCGACATTGGGCGTGACGGCATGCTCAGCGGCATCAACATCGACGCCACCGTCAAGCTGGCCCAGTCGCTGAAGATTCCGGTCATCGCCTCGGGCGGTCTGGCCGGCATGGCCGACATCGAAGCGCTGTGCAAGGTGCAGAACGAGGGCGTGGAAGGCGTGATCTGCGGCCGCGCCATCTATACCGGCGATCTGGACTTCGCCGCCGGCCAGGAGCGCGCGGACGAGCTCACGGGTGAGTGA